A stretch of Triticum aestivum cultivar Chinese Spring chromosome 1D, IWGSC CS RefSeq v2.1, whole genome shotgun sequence DNA encodes these proteins:
- the LOC123179932 gene encoding CSC1-like protein At3g21620 (The sequence of the model RefSeq protein was modified relative to this genomic sequence to represent the inferred CDS: added 25 bases not found in genome assembly) encodes MATIYDIGLGAAFNIVTATIFLLIFAFLRLQPINDRIYFPKWYLKGMRDSPSSAGAAVTKYVNLNVRSYLKFLSWMPAALKMPEEELIEHAGLDSVVYLRIYLTGLKIFLPITILAFAVLVPVNWTNDTLDDLKVVHSDIDNLSISNIPYGSKRFIAHLVMAYVFTFWTCYVLKNEYERVATMRLRFLASEKRRPDQFTVLVRNIPPDPDESVSELVEHFFLVNHPDHYLKHQTVYNANKLADLVEKKKKMRNWLDYYQNKLERKSKRPTTKTGFLGCFGSEVDAIDHCKSEIEKIGTEEAEERKKVMKDPKSIMPASFVSFRSRWGAAVCAQTQQTSNPTLWLTEWAPEPRDVYWSNLSIPFVSLTVRRLIIGVAFFFLNFFYVIPIAFVQTLANLEGIEKALPFLKPLIESPPIKSFIQGFLPGLALKIFLIVLPTILMYMSQFEGLISQSSLERRTASKYFIFLFFNVFLGSIVTGSALEQLDTYLHASANDIPRIIGVAIPMKATFFITYVMVDGWAGVSLEILRIRAFVLYHLKNFFLVKTEKDREEAMDPGSICFYWSEPRIQLYFLLGLVYAAVTPLLLPFILVFFALGYVVYRHQIINVYHQRYESGAQFWPNVHLRITVALIASQLLLLGLLSTKGLEEATPVLLVLPILTFWFHKYCTHRYKPAFVRNPLQEAMRKDTLEHAREPNFDLKSYLADSYLHPVFKSDDVDKFYVAEDPGAEEVIVATKRQSRRTTPVQSKYDGSDRLSVPDSIPER; translated from the exons TCGGGGCGGCGTTCAACATAGTGACCGCCACCATCTTCCTGCTGATATTCGCCTTCCTGCGGCTACAGCCCATCAACGACAGGATCTACTTCCCGAAATGGTACCTCAAGGGAATGCGGGACAGCCCCTCCTCTGCCGGCGCCGCCGTGACCAAGTATGTCAACCTGAACGTGCGGTCGTACCTGAAGTTCTTGAGCTGGATGCCGGCTGCTCTCAAGATGCCCGAGGAGGAGTTGATCGAGCACGCGGGCCTCGATTCCGTTGTCTATCTACGGATATACCTCACGGG ACTGAAGATATTTCTCCCGATTACGATTCTTGCTTTTGCTGTTCTGGTCCCTGTGAACTGGACCAATGATACGCTAGATGATTTGAAGGTAGTCCACAGTGATATTGACAACCTTTCAATATCCAACATACCTTATGGATCAAAGAG GTTTATTGCTCACTTGGTTATGGCCTATGTATTTACGTTTTGGACCTGCTATGTACTTAAGAATGAGTATGAAAGAGTCGCGACTATGAGGTTGCGCTTTCTTGCTTCAGAGAAACGCCGACCGGATCAGTTCACT gttcttGTACGGAACATACCACCAGACCCCGATGAATCAGTTAGCGAGCTTGTGGAACATTTCTTCCTTGTCAATCATCCCGATCATTATCTGAAGCATCAG ACAGTTTACAATGCAAATAAACTTGCTGATCtggttgaaaagaagaagaaaatgcggAATTGGCTTGATTACTACCAAAACAAGCTTGAGCGAAAATCCAAAAGGCCAACAACTAAG ACTGGCTTTCTTGGATGTTTTGGTTCTGAAGTGGATGCTATTGATCACTGCAAATCAGAGATCGAGAAGATAGGAACGGAA GAAGCTGAAGAGCGTAAGAAGGTCATGAAGGATCCCAAGTCAATTATGCCAGCATCCTTTGTTTCTTTCCGTTCACGGTGGGGTGCAGCTGTTTGTGCTCAGACACAACAGACCAGCAACCCAACCCTTTGGCTGACTGAATGGGCTCCAGAACCTCGTGATGTGTACTGGAGTAATCTATCTATTCCCTTTGTTTCCCTCACAGTCAGGAGGTTGATAATTGGCGTGGCCTTTTTCTTCCTCAACTTCTTCTATGTCATTCCAATAGCATTCGTGCAGACTCTTGCAAATCTTGAAGGCATAGAGAAGGCACTACCATTTCTAAAACCTTTAATTGAATC ACCTCCCATTAAATCATTCATCCAAGGGTTTCTTCCTGGACTAGCTCTGAAGATCTTCCTCATAGTGCTTCCAACTATACTGATGTACATGTCACAGTTTGAAGGACTAATATCACAGTCATCACTAGAGCGAAGAACTGCATCCAAGTATTTTATATTCttgttcttcaatgtatttttggGGAGCATCGTTACAGGATCTGCTTTGGAGCAGCTTGATACCTACCTTCATGCGTCAGCTAATGA CATACCAAGGATCATTGGTGTAGCCATACCAATGAAGGCAACATTTTTCATAACATACGTAATGGTTGATGGTTGGGCTGGTGTATCTCTTGAAATATTGAGAATAAGGGCATTTGTACTATACCACCTGAAAAACTTTTTCTTGGTCAAGACGGAGAAGGACAGAGAAGAGGCAATGGATCCGGGCAGTATCTGTTTCTACTGGTCCGAGCCTCGAATACAGCTATATTTCTTGCTTGGTCTTGTGTATGCTGCAGTGACACCGCTCTTGCTACCTTTCATACTGGTATTCTTTGCGCTGGGATACGTTGTCTACCGCCACCAG ATCATAAATGTCTACCATCAGCGGTACGAGAGTGGGGCGCAGTTCTGGCCCAACGTGCATCTACGCATAACCGTAGCCTTGATTGCATCGCAGCTGCTTCTCCTTGGGCTCTTAAGTACAAAAGGTTTGGAGGAGGCGACGCCAGTTCTCCTCGTTCTTCCCATATTAACCTTTTGGTTCCACAAGTACTGCACGCACCGGTACAAACCCGCGTTTGTGAGGAACCCGCTGCAG GAGGCGATGAGGAAGGACACGCTGGAGCACGCGAGGGAGCCCAACTTCGACCTCAAGTCGTACCTGGCGGACTCGTACCTGCACCCGGTGTTCAAGAGCGACGACGTCGACAAGTTCTACGTCGCCGAGGACCCCGGCGCGGAGGAGGTGATCGTGGCGACCAAGCGGCAGTCGAGGAGGACCACGCCCGTGCAGAGCAAGTATGACGGCTCCGACAGGCTATCCGTGCCGGACTCCATACCCGAAAGGTAG